Part of the Vigna unguiculata cultivar IT97K-499-35 chromosome 3, ASM411807v1, whole genome shotgun sequence genome, CAACTTCTCCTAATAATTATCAATATATACTTCCATTCTAAATATGTTGAGGCAATAACTTTTACcatcattaaaaaaagtaattagaaTGAGTCGagcttttaattttattttggtaagattgtatatttataatttttttagaaatgcAACGACGTTTAGAGACaagatcaattataatatataaatggatataagttttttttaaaagtagattttatgaggttaaattgaatttaaagttaatttttaacaatattagaGATCGTGTTAAATGaagtttgatattattttactaacCGATCAAAAGAGATGGTTAAATGTATTATTGGTTtcttaattttcaatgaaaattgaaattagtttatcttcaaaattttgtcCAAATTTAGTTTCTCGATTTTTTAAACACACGTGGATTtgattcttttaatcaaattttgttagatttatttgacatttcaaacgcgtttcatgatagtttttcagttaacattaaagtgaacatttgtcaaacaatgtaaacaattcaaatgctaTTATAAAATGCGTTTGAAGTGTTATATAAACTTAGTAaagtttgattaaaataattaaatctagACACTTTTATAGTCGAAAGACTAAATTGagccaaaatttgaaaaataattaattttaatttttactaaaaattaagaaaccaaaatatatttaatctttaaaaataatataaagtattaaaattaagGGCATGTGAATGGCGGAAGAAACAATATAATCAACgggacttttattttatataaaaaattaaaaatatgtaaaagtaCCAACTTgggttaaaaatattatgtagaAAGAAGACCCcttcattttatttaagtttgtaGTAAGCAATGATATTGGTCTGGGAATCTGATTTCTTGCTGAAAAGATGTTTAATAGCAGTTGACTATAGAAATGTTATGAAAGTTATCCAAACACTAAATTAATGAAGGCAAGcgtaataaaaaagaaataagtgtCACAAAAATTGAGGCTAAATCCTTCACGTGAAGCAATCAATGTCATTCTTGAAGAAGTGTTTATTGAATCTTCTCAAGCAAGCACATTAAACTTGGATTCAGGTTGACCCCTACCTGCTGCAAACTACACACTTAAAAACTTGGCCTAAGCCGAATGAGTGCATGGGCTTTGTTCTTGGGCCTCTTGTTTGCAATTGCTCATACTGGGCTTTTTCTTCCGCTACCTCATCATATCTTTTTGCACTTTTATGGTCCGAaggatttttcttatttaactcCACCATGTGGGATTGGTCAATCTAAACACATCACATGGACAATCAAATAAGGAtgcataaaaacaaattttgggATTGGTCAAAATTATATTGGTGTACGAAGCAATTTGCCCCATGCAAACTATACTAGGGTTCATTAGCCTAGTCTGGTTTCGATTAATTAggctaaatttaaaataagtgtttttaaataataaattaaaataatcactaaTTTAAGAAATCTCGTTTACttataaacaagtaaaattgcttatttaaaaaacaacaaattagacaaacacaaaaatttgaaaatatatttattttattttattagcagattattctaaaattatttatgggTATGATTATGGTCATATTTATAGACATTATTtgatagatatttttaatagttGTAAATTTATCTTATGTTGGATAGTAGAGTTTTGTAATATGCATTTATATTGATGACTTGATGAATAAAGATATATGAGTTTTCTTGTTGGGgaaaattacttttctttttctttttcagaattgtAAGAGATTATGATGGAGGACAATGAGAATCAGTCTCATACTCTATCAAATTTAGGATCGAAAGACAAGGACGTCGATTGTAATACTTgtcacatttattttttgtggTATTTCAAAGGTGTATGAATTAATATTTGTCAAAGATTCATCAATTGATTTATGATAGATTTCTGAGTCACCCGTCAGACAAGGTGTTAAAATTCATTTCCTATGTGAGTCAGTTTAgcataaataacaataatagaatatgtgatgttTGTCCATCAAAAGAATCATTGTTCACTTCACTATAAGTAGATTGTTTGAATTAGTTCATTGTGATTTATACTCCTTCATCTTGTAGGACGCAATATTACTCGTTGATAATTATTTACATATAGTTTGAGTTTAGTTACAAACGTGAAGTTATGTTTGTGTTTATTGTGTGAGATTATTGTGCCAACTGATGAAGGAGTTGTTGAAaatctcacatcgactagagataaaatcATTTTACAGTACATAAGTGGGATACTaatctcattttataaattagttatgtGGAGTTGAGTTTTGTTTAAATCTTATTTCTAACATGGTATTATAATCATTACTTTCTCTTCTCTCGTATCTATCCTAACGAGATTTTTAAACTTAACAACAAATGTAATGTACCATTAAAACACCTCTCATCTTGTTTTTGTTGCTTCACACATCCCTTTTCTTTGTTTCCTTCAACGGCGTTTCTCCCCAAAGGTTCACTTTACTGGCCAAATCGCCCGTTTCATCATGACAGTTGCTTGTTACGTAGCCACTCTTCTAACATTGTGCCGCCAGTTCGTCATCACAACCCCACGTAGCCAGTTCACTGCAACACTATCACATTCCATTTCGCAACTTTTTGTTCATGTTATAACTACAGCAACAAattactaacatttgatttatttttatatatagctAAAGTAGGAATaactttatttatcttttattaagaTTAGATTAAGATTAGACTATCATTAgaattaagatttaaatttcctttaaattaatttaagttaAATCATCAGAATTAATAttggtaaaattaaaattaaaattaatattagtcaaattaaaattataattagaaataaaattataataacattaGATTTAagattaacattaatattagatTATGTATGCCAAATTAGTATTCATGTAATTTtgttagaaatttaaattgttgtAATGTTTCTCCATTCATCCATTTACAGATTTATTGTATCACATCTATAATGAATCTAAAATTGATgtaaatattgatatataaataactaGTATTAAATGTCTTCTTtctattagtaaaattaaaagataaaaaaaaaatagttggcGTATAACTTCTATGCcaacatttttgtattttatgaatAGGTTTAAGTGTATAAAGAACATCTTTTCCAACATTTTTATGAATACAATTCTTCCTGATTTTAAGCTTGCGTAATTTCAAGTAACGAACAATGTGTAAAAGATGAACCTGTTTTTGATTTTAAACTCCCTAAATCTTTGTGAAGCAAAACAAAACATTGTATTCGGATGTTCTGATCACAGTAACtataatttaatctaaaaagaaaaactcataaGCTAACATTTCATTCACAAACAAACTGAGCTGGATTCATAAGATGACTTAGTTCTTAGAAAGAAGGGGGAAAAGTTGTAGGTTTACTTTCTACTAACAACTAACAAATGTTAAATTTGCAGACtatcaaaagattaaaaagatatattttttttaaatttgagagactgaaaatatcaaatttacatttatagactaaaaaattacttttaaatttcgaggataaaaataaaatctctaTGTCATTACTTAAGTGAAAGTATTATACTTTTGCATGGATGTTTCTAGAGCTGTCAAAGCAGGTAATCCGGTCAGACCCGACTCGATTCACCATGGGTTGATCACTTAATGAGTCAACCCAATTTGACTCACTTATtagtgagccaaaaaaatttgaacttggCCCGACTCACCACAGGTTGGTGAATTAAACGGATTAACTCACGAACgcacttaattaaaaagaatacaattttttttatttttttcactcaaaactaaattataattctaattaaaatctaaataaactttaatacagtacaaatacaaaccaaaatcacaaaaaaaaacaaattatctatgtgttggctaaaaaaaacaacataaccTTACCTAAATGCAAACcccaacttaaaaaaaaaaaacacttgtgtaaccttttatttgcgggttggtgagtcaacccggTTCACCACGAGTTCAACCTGAGTGAGCCGAGTTCTAAGTGGGTCAGGTAAAACATCAATTCGTAtcgaaatttgtaaaatattttcaatcaaaCCCGATCCGAACCCGTAGTGAGCTGGATTGATTCGCAGATTCCAATCAATTTTTTCTGCTATAGATGTATGGTTGATCAACAAGGATAATATAGTTAGTTAAAAGGGGCCAAAAAGTATTTTCTGatggaataaaaatatactaaagACATTTTGTATTGTGATTCACACATTGTCAATGCTCATAGGGTCATTTGCATTGATTTTTCCTGGTAATGCTAAAAGActttaatttctatattttcattcatattaGATTTCCTTTAAaccaatttaattttgttgataaGTAAAACATAGGAACCATGTGAccttaatgaaaaatatttagcaTAACTGAACACATACGAGGGAAAGTATATGTTTGTGTATGATCAGGGTTGACCTATATATacattacaaattaaatatgaacacacatatataaactaaaatggTAATAAACctactaaaataaaaagtgCAGGGATATATCGTAAATGTAAATGTTATTTTGTTTCCATCatacacacactcacacacacttttacaatatataaatatgaatttgattattttcttaTCACTGGTTATTCAGTCTTTACCAAgttatgtaaaataatttatctactTAAATTGACAGAATAGTGagaatacacatttttttaacagATCTTACATTTTCTAGAAGAAAAATTTGGCATGCAAAACCCCTCTTACTCGTTTAAGATAGCTGGATCAAAAATATTGATTCATGAAATGATATGCATACATCATCTCCAGACTCCTTCGttattctcttatttttctctttccctaACATAGTGATCTTCGATTCACATCGAACATGAAATCGGAATAAACGTCAAAAATTCTTactataaaacaaacaaaacaaccTTTTTCATCAGATTTTGCAACATGATACACACAGAAACACATAATCCGAATCGTGATATTGAAAGCAAACAAGACAGTGATTATGAATCTGCTTACTAGGTAAAACAATGCTGTCCTCTtctaatataattcaattcaTGCTACCGACCATTGACACAATTCTTCAGTTTCTCGGATATCCTCGAAGCTGCATTGCCAGATTCATCTACCTGCAAAATGCAAACAAGTTGCATGTCTAAGAGTAGTATAGTTTTATTGAAATATAGACTTAAGTTAATTTAAATGTGAGCTCAATCTTGATAGTTtagaaaatacaatttttttcactttttttacaCACAAGTTCATTCATAGTTCACCTGAGAGTGTATTTTATGGAGAACTGCATTTTGAAGAACTGTATAACTGGCATTAACTATATCAGATCCTTCTTCTTGAAGAATACGAATGGTCTCATTGAAAATGAAAGGACAATCCAACCCAGTTACTAGAACAACCTCCAAGACTGAACCTATTTGTTGGATCTTAAACTGTGGAGATTTGAATTCCATATTCATGGTAGCATTTCTTGACCTTACGATGTCTGTTAAGTTAccctttttctccttcatttTCTCCAACTTAATCTGCAAGTTCTTTATGTAGTCTATGGCTTCACCTATCTGATCTGGACGCGAAATTCCCTCCTGCAAAGAAAGATTGAAATGTTTGAGAGCATATAGAGAAGAAGAGATttatgaagagaaaaaagaggATGATACCCTTGAGCTTTGAGGAGGAAGAACTGAGTTGAGCTTGGAGAAAAGATCCTTCATTTGATTTCTTCTATCCCTCTCAACCAATTTTCTACCACTTTTTGATGAACTAGGGTTGTTCTCCATGAATATGCTAATTAAGGATTCAATGGATCAACCACTGGATTTCATACCAGATAAGGGTTGCTAGGTTGTTGGAGTTTCTAGTGACTTTTAGTAAAGCACATTACAATGATTAAATGCTACTGCTAAAGGTTATGGGATATGAGATGTGGTGGGGACACAATTTTGTCGCAGATTGTCTTTGACTGTTTGTATTCAACCGGTatgtatttttcctttctatttctatatttataatcCAACTCTtggtagtttaatttttttttacctgcAATAAAAAACATACTGGTGGAACAAATATGATGTTTTATCCaaaaagtttataacaaaacagatttttaattttttaattactaagatttttcaatatataaacaagTTTATTATACATCAAAATCACGATCTTACATTATATTTTCTGTTGTCATTCGTATAAATGCAAATGAAAGTCGCACAAAGAAATCTCTCACATATGCATAATGAGGATAAATATGTTTGCATGCAGTATTGGACAGAATAATTAGAACAGATATGTAATACTTCGACTTCAAACAAAATAGCTTAAAGATTTTATGTCTAAAATTGAACATacacattaattaataaatatgaaaatttgacttttaaaattttatttgtaatctAAATCCAAACTTTTAcatgaactaaattaaatattttctttacttcttttatggtaaatcaaaaaatgatattattctTATATGTTGATATTATAACAATCCACATTCTTTAATAGTTCAATTGTAGCTATATAAATGTCTTAATCAAAATTGAGTTTGTATAAATCGATATATACAAGTACAACTTATTTACtgataaaagaattaatatattatagcTTTATATATCTAAgatttcattaatatataatctTTAATCATTATGAACAATGAAATTGCTTAATTATAACCTATATACTTAACAAGTAAAGAACATGATATATTAACTAAGAAGTATATTGCATGTGTTTTACGGGTGTAAATGAGTTAAACTGTCCGTGAGCTATttgtgaattattttaatttgacatGTTAATTACTTGTTTAAGTTTGTTTTCTAATGtaataaacacaaacacaaacgtCAATTAGACTTAGATTTTTTGAATGTGCTAAAACACAACTTTAATGTACGTCTGATTTTTTAAATGGGTCAAACACATTAGTGGGAAATTTTGACATACAATTAGATGTtacatataatttgaaatttgaaatgttttataataaaatatgtgattttgacatgaaaagaaattgtaattttacaaaattataaaaataaatttattatataaaattagataattttaaattttacttaaagtaatatcataattaaatttctttattccttttttttatatttatgtcatTTCCTTTTTTATACTATTCTTGATTTGAGAGATGAGTTATTGGTTCATTTCAATAAAGATATCATTAATTAACTTGGTTGTGATCCAAATGTCATCGACTTGGTCAAGGTCTACACATTAACAACTTTGACAAGTTTCTTACAATTGATTTTGACAAGtttctttcttattttgttattgttgtttattGTGATTCTTAGAAGAAATATTCTTACAAGGATTGATTTTATgaatataagtattttctagCTGATCCTACACatgattttcttttgttcaCCTCAACtagatatatatttagttatttctcaatcaatttcaagaaaagataGTTTTTGTCGACATAGGTTAAAATGATTTCTGAATTGACGGTTTTCTCTTCCATTAATGATGGAAGTACTTGTCAATTGATGTtaactactatttttttaatgaaaacattgaCTTGTCTTTGCATAaggaattttaataatttcaagaaattaaaatatatgatatttaaattatttataattaaacatcttttcattttttaaataatttgtttgggtagagttattaaaatatattgaatttctttttagataaagcaaattatttttttaaggcaaaattctattttaaaaatatttggctTAACTTTTGAATTGGATTGATTCATTTGGTTTAAGTTGGCTTGTCTCAACCTTCGGCCTTAGCCAACTTGTTTAGACCATCAACCATGATCGATTCTGCTTATCCTTCATCCCGAGCTGAATTGGCTTGACCTTCAACACTGAATGTTGAGCTAAGTTGATTTGAATCAAAGGGTCAAGCCAACTCGACAAGGGCAAAAAGTCGAGAAAGTCGACTCGGGCGAAAGGTCAAGTCATGTCAACCTTGACTAAAGGTCGACACTAGTCGACCCTAGCTAGAGGTTCAAACTAACCACCCCTAGTTGAAGGTTGAGAAGAGTCGACTCTGACCAAAAGTCAAGACAAGGTAATCTTGACCAAAGATCAAGACGAGTAGACCATCAAGATGAGTCAAACTGGGACCAAGGATAAAAGTTGGCGTGGACTGAAAGCCAAGCTAAGTAGGCTCGGGTTAAAAGTCGAGCATTGGGCCGAGCAAAGTCGACTTAGGCAGAAAATTGAGCTGAGTTGTCAACCCGACCAAAGGTTGAAGAAAGTCAACCCTAATTGAAGTTCGAGATGATTTGGTCAAGACCAAAGGTCGAGAAGATTCAATCTTGGTCGAGGTTCAAAATGAGTCAGCATAGGTCGAAGGTTGAGTTGAGTACGCCAAACCTAAAGGTTGAGTTGACAAGGTATGAGCCAATGGTCGAGCTGAATGGACCCTATCCGAAAGTTGACCCAAGTTGCTCAAGCCGAAGGTTGAACTATGTCAGTTCGTGTCAACAATCAAGCATTGCCTACCCAAGTTGAAAAGACGATATGAGTTTATCCGGGTAGAAGGTCGAGTTGAGTCAACCTTACCAAAGTTCAAGATAAGTCAACCCTAGCTAAAGGTTGAGATAAGTTGATCATGATCGAAATTCGAGACAAGTCACCCTTAGTCAAAATTCAAGACGTGCTAGTACGAATTGAGAGTTGAGTCGAATAGATCTTCATCGAAGATAAAACTGAGTAGAGTTGAACCGAAAACTATACCAAATCACTTGAGCTCGAAATTCGAGTCAAATCATTTGATTTTTCTCGATGAGACTAATTTCTATGAAAGTTACCTAAATTCATTTTCCTAATGTATTTCGTGATTATGTTTTCGTTAATGTTtacaaacattattttaatcaatgatatattttttgtgGTTATAGATTTCTTTTTGTAATATCAATTTAGAAAACAGTAGGTCACATTAGTGCATAATTTCccttttacctcgccttatatgcctcggttggccaggaactGAAGCATATAATGACGgggtgacatttttgcaattccagccaagttttatgcctcggttcagctaacacccgaagccaaagacaactataggcct contains:
- the LOC114174886 gene encoding transcription factor bHLH162-like — translated: MENNPSSSKSGRKLVERDRRNQMKDLFSKLNSVLPPQSSREGISRPDQIGEAIDYIKNLQIKLEKMKEKKGNLTDIVRSRNATMNMEFKSPQFKIQQIGSVLEVVLVTGLDCPFIFNETIRILQEEGSDIVNASYTVLQNAVLHKIHSQVDESGNAASRISEKLKNCVNGR